The proteins below are encoded in one region of Danio rerio strain Tuebingen ecotype United States chromosome 12, GRCz12tu, whole genome shotgun sequence:
- the polr2a gene encoding DNA-directed RNA polymerase II subunit RPB1, whose translation MHGPPSSDSACPLRLIKRVQFGVLSPDELKRMSVTEGGIKYPETTEGGRPKLGGLMDPRQGVIERSGRCQTCAGNMTECPGHFGHIELAKPVFHVGFITKIMKVLRCVCFFCSKLLVDANNPKIKDILTKSKGQPRKRLTHVYDLCKGKNICEGGEEMDNKFGVEQPESEDITKEKGHGGCGRYQPRIRRSGLELYAEWKHVNEDSQEKKILLSPERVHEIFKRIADEEDIILGMDPKYARPEWMIVTVLPVPPLAVRPAVVMQGSARNQDDLTHKLADIVKINNQLKRNEQSGAAAHVIAEDVKLLQFHVATMVDNELPGLPRAMQKSGRPLKSIKQRLKGKEGRVRGNLMGKRVDFSARTVITPDPNLQIDQVGVPRSIAANMTFPEIVTPFNIDRLQELVRRGNSQYPGAKYIIRDNGDRIDLRFHPKPSDLHLQIGYKVERHMCDGDIIVFNRQPTLHKMSMMGHRVRILPWSTFRLNLSVTTPYNADFDGDEMNLHLPQSLETRAEIQELAMVPRMIVTPQSNRPVMGIVQDTLTAVRKFTKRDVFLERGEVMNLLMFLSTWDGKVPQPAILKPRPLWTGKQIFSLIIPGHINAIRTHSTHPDEEDSGPYKNISPGDTKVIVENGELIMGILCKKSLGTSAGSLVHISYLEMGHDITRLFYSNIQTVVNNWLLIEGHSIGIGDSIADKATYQDIQNTIKKAKQDVIEVIEKAHNNELEPTPGNTLRQTFENQVNRILNDARDKTGSSAQKSLSEYNNFKSMVVAGSKGSKINISQVIAVVGQQNVEGKRIPFGFKHRTLPHFIKDDYGPESRGFVENSYLAGLTPTEFFFHAMGGREGLIDTAVKTAETGYIQRRLIKSMESVMVKYDATVRNSINQVVQLRYGEDGLAGEAVEFQNMATLKPSHKAFEKKFKFDYANERALRRTLQEDVVKDVMTNAHVQSSLEREFEKMREDREILRAIFPTGDSKVVLPCNLARMIWNAQKIFRINPRAPTDLNPARVVDGVKELSKKLVIVNGDDQLSRQAQENATLLFNIHLRSTLCSKRMTEEFRLSTEAFDWLLGEIETKFNQSIAHPGEMVGALAAQSLGEPATQMTLNTFHYAGVSAKNVTLGVPRLKELINISKRPKTPSLTVFLLGQAARDAERAKDILCRLEHTTLRKVTANTAIYYDPNPQNTVVTEDQEWVNVYYEMPDFDVTRISPWLLRIELDRKHMTDRKLTMEQIAEKINAGFGDDLNCIFNDDNAEKLVLRIRIMNSDENKFQEDEEVVDKMDDDVFLRCIESNMLTDMTLQGIEQISKVYMHLPQTDNKKKIIITEDGEFKALQEWILETDGVSLMRVLSEKDVDPVRTTSNDIVEIFTVLGIEAVRKALERELYHVISFDGSYVNYRHLALLCDTMTCRGHLMAITRHGINRQDTGPLMKCSFEETVDVLMEASSHGESDPMKGVSENIMLGQLAPAGTGCFDLLLDAEKCKYGMEIPTNIPGISVAGPTGMFFGSAPSPMSGMSPAMTPWNTGATPAYGAWSPSVGSGMTPGAAGFSPSAASDASGFSPGYSPAWSPTPGSPGSPGPASPYIPSPGALSPNYSPTSPAYEPRSPGGGYTPQSPGYSPTSPSYSPTSPSYSPTSPNYSPTSPSYSPTSPSYSPTSPSYSPTSPSYSPTSPSYSPTSPSYSPTSPSYSPTSPSYSPTSPSYSPTSPSYSPTSPSYSPTSPSYSPTSPSYSPTSPSYSPTSPSYSPTSPSYSPTSPNYTPTSPSYSPTSPSYSPTSPSYSPTSPNYTPTSPNYSPTSPSYSPTSPSYSPSSPRYTPQSPTYTPSSPSYSPSSPSYSPTSPKYTPTSPSYSPSSPEYTPTSPKYSPTSPKYSPTSPKYSPTSPTYSPTTPKYSPTSPTYSPTSPTYTPTSPKYSPTSPTYSPTSPKYSPTSPTYSPTSPKGSTYSPTSPGYSPTSPTYSPAISPDDSDEENN comes from the exons ATGCACGGACCGCCTTCCAGCGACAGCGCATGCCCATTGCGCCTCATCAAGAGAGTGCAATTCGGCGTCCTCAGCCCAGATGAACTT AAACGGATGTCCGTTACCGAAGGGGGCATCAAGTACCCTGAGACCACAGAAGGAGGACGCCCTAAACTGGGGGGACTCATGGACCCCCGGCAAGGGGTTATTGAAAGATCAGGCAGATGCCAGACATGTGCAG GTAACATGACTGAGTGCCCTGGTCATTTTGGCCACATTGAGCTGGCCAAGCCGGTCTTTCATGTTGGCTTCATCACAAAGATCATGAAGGTCCTCCGCTGTGTGTGTTTCTTCTGTTCAAAGCTGCTTGTGGATGCG AACAATCCAAAAATCAAAGACATCCTGACAAAGTCTAAGGGGCAGCCTCGCAAGCGTCTGACCCACGTCTATGACCTCTGTAAAGGCAAAAACATTTGCGAGGGTGGAGAGGAGATGGACAACAAGTTTGGAGTTGAGCAGCCCGAGTCAGAGGACATCACCAAAGAGAAG GGTCATGGAGGCTGTGGCAGGTACCAACCACGCATCCGTCGCTCTGGCCTGGAGTTGTATGCTGAATGGAAGCATGTGAATGAAGACTCTCAGGAGAAAAAGATTCTCCTCAGCCCTGAACGTGTGCATGAGATCTTTAAGCGCATTGCAGATGAAGAGGACATAATCCTGGGCATGGACCCCAAATACGCCCGTCCCGAGTGGATGATTGTCACAGTGTTGCCTGTTCCCCCTCTAGCTGTCAGACCGGCTGTGGTCATGCAGGGCTCTGCTAGGAACCAG GATGATTTAACACACAAGTTGGCTGACATTGTCAAGATCAATAACCAGCTGAAGCGAAATGAGCAGAGTGGAGCAGCAGCTCATGTTATAGCAGAGGATGTCAAGCTGCTTCAGTTTCACGTGGCCACCATGGTGGACAATGAACTGCCAGGTCTACCTAGG gcAATGCAAAAGTCTGGTCGGCCACTGAAGTCCATCAAGCAAAGGCTAAAGGGTAAAGAAGGACGTGTCAGAGGTAATTTGATGGGGAAGCGTGTGGACTTCTCTGCCCGAACTGTCATCACGCCTGATCCTAACCTGCAGATTGACCAGGTGGGAGTACCCCGTTCTATTGCAGCAAACATGACCTTTCCTGAGATCGTCACACCCTTTAACATTGACAG ACTTCAAGAGCTTGTGAGGAGAGGTAACAGTCAGTACCCTGGAGCCAAATATATTATCCGAGACAACGGGGACAGAATTGACCTCCGATTCCACCCTAAACCAAGTGACCTTCATCTTCAGATAGGATACAAA GTTGAGAGGCACATGTGTGATGGGGACatcattgtgttcaacagacagcCTACGCTCCACAAAATGTCTATGATGGGCCATAGAGTTCGAATCTTGCCTTGGTCAACATTTCGACTCAACCTCAG TGTGACGACCCCATACAATGCTGACTTTGACGGCGATGAAATGAACCTGCACTTGCCACAGTCTCTGGAGACCCGTGCTGAGATCCAGGAGCTGGCCATGGTGCCTCGTATGATTGTCACACCACAGTCCAACAGACCTGTCATGGGTATTGTGCAGGACACACTGACAGCTGTGCGCAAGTTCACCAAGAGAGATGTCTTCTTAGAGAGG GGTGAGGTGATGAATCTCCTCATGTTTCTCTCTACATGGGATGGCAAAGTGCCCCAACCAGCCATCTTGAAGCCTCGTCCCCTCTGGACCGGCAAACAGATCTTTAGCTTGATTATCCCTGGCCACATCAATGCCATCCGCACACACAGCACTCATCCTGATGAAGAGGACAGTGGCCCTTACAAGAACATCTCCCCTGGAGACACAAAG GTAATTGTGGAGAACGGTGAGCTGATCATGGGGATCCTGTGTAAGAAATCGTTGGGAACCTCAGCTGGATCACTTGTCCATATCTCATACCTTGAGATGGGCCATGACATCACAAGACTCTTCTATTCCAACATCCAGACTGTGGTTAACAACTGGCTCCTCATTGAAG GTCACTCTATTGGTATTGGAGACTCCATTGCTGATAAGGCGACATATCAGGACATTCAGAACACTATCAAGAAAGCCAAACAGGATGTGATAGAG GTCATTGAAAAAGCCCACAACAATGAGCTGGAGCCTACTCCAGGTAACACTTTGAGACAGACCTTTGAGAACCAGGTTAATCGCATTCTAAATGATGCTCGAGACAAAACTGGATCCTCTGCCCAGAAGTCCCTGTCAGAGTACAACAATTTCAAATCCATGGTGGTGGCTGGTTCAAAAGGGTCCAAAATTAACATTTCTCAG GTTATTGCTGTGGTGGGTCAGCAGAACGTTGAGGGTAAGCGAATTCCCTTTGGTTTCAAACATCGCACACTCCCTCACTTCATCAAAGACGACTACGGTCCTGAGAGTAGAGGCTTTGTGGAGAACTCTTATCTGGCCGGTCTCACACCAACTGAGTTTTTCTTTCACGCCATGGGAGGCAGAGAAGGTCTGATTGATACAGCTGTCAAAACTGCTGAGACAG GTTATATTCAGCGTCGTCTAATCAAGTCTATGGAGTCTGTAATGGTGAAGTACGATGCAACAGTCAGAAACTCCATTAACCAGGTTGTCCAGCTGAGGTATGGAGAGGATGGGCTTGCAGGAGAGGCTGTGGAGTTTCAAAATATGGCCACTCTTAAGCCATCGCACAAAGCCTTTGAAAAGAA GTTCAAGTTTGACTACGCCAATGAACGAGCTCTCCGCCGCACTCTTCAGGAAGATGTGGTGAAAGATGTGATGACCAATGCTCATGTCCAGAGTTCTCTAGAGAGAGAGTTTGAGAAGATGAGGGAAGACCGAGAGATCTTGAGGGCCATTTTCCCCACAGGAGACAGCAAG GTGGTCCTACCGTGCAATCTGGCCAGAATGATCTGGAATGCTCAGAAGATTTTCCGCATTAACCCTCGGGCACCAACTGATCTCAACCCAGCACGGGTTGTGGACG GAGTTAAGGAGTTGAGTAAGAAGCTGGTGATTGTAAATGGCGATGACCAGTTAAGCAGGCAAGCCCAGGAGAACGCCACTCTGCTTTTCAACATCCATCTGCGATCAACCCTCTGTTCCAAACGAATGACTGAGGAGTTCCGTCTTAGCACTGAGGCCTTTGATTGGCTGCTGGGAGAGATTGAGACCAAATTTAACCAATCCATT GCTCACCCAGGTGAGATGGTAGGTGCTCTGGCTGCCCAGTCCCTGGGAGAGCCTGCTACTCAGATGACCCTGAACACATTCCACTACGCCGGTGTGTCCGCCAAAAACGTCACTCTCGGTGTGCCTCGTCTCAAAGAGCTTATCAACATCTCCAAGCGACCCAAGACCCCCTCCCTGACTGTCTTTCTACTGGGCCAAGCAGCCCGTGATGCAGAGAGGGCCAAAGATATCCTGTGTCGGTTGGAGCACACAACCCTGCGCAAGGTCACTGCCAACACAGCCATTTATTATGACCCCAACCCTCAGAACACTGTGGTGACTGAGGATCAAGAGTGGGTTAACGTCTACTATGAGATGCCTGACTTCGATGTGACCCGAATTTCACCCTGGCTGTTGCGTATTGAACTTGACCGCAAACACATGACTGACCGTAAGCTGACTATGGAGCAAATTGCAGAAAAGATCAATGCAG GATTTGGTGACGACTTAAACTGCATCTTCAATGATGACAATGCTGAGAAACTGGTACTGCGAATCCGCATCATGAACAGCGACGAGAACAAGTTCCAAGAG GATGAGGAGGTTGTAGATAAGATGGACGATGATGTCTTCCTTCGATGCATTGAATCCAACATGCTGACAGACATGACCCTGCAAGGCATTGAGCAGATCAGCAAG GTGTACATGCATCTTCCCCAGACGGACAACAAAAAGAAAATCATCATCACAGAAGATGGAGAGTTTAAAGCCCTGCAGGAGTGGATCCTGGAAACAGATGGAGTCAGTCTCATGAGGGTCCTTAGTGAAAAGGATGTGGACCCTGTTCGGACCACCTCCAACGACATTGTGGAGATTTTCACT GTTCTTGGTATTGAGGCAGTGCGTAAGGCTCTGGAAAGAGAGTTGTACCATGTCATCTCTTTTGATGGTTCTTACGTTAACTACCGCCATCTTGCCTTGCTGTGTGACACAATGACCTGCAGGGGTCACTTGATGGCTATCACTCGTCATGGTATCAATAGGCAGGACACTGGACCACTAATGAAGTGCTCTTTTGAGGAGACG gtGGACGTGTTGATGGAAGCCTCTTCCCATGGTGAATCTGATCCAATGAAAGGAGTATCTGAAAACATCATGCTCGGTCAACTGGCTCCTGCAGGCACTGGTTGCTTTGACCTGCTGTTGGATGCTGAGAAATGCAAATATGGCATGGAGATCCCCACTAACATTCCTGGAATCAGTGTTGCAGGAC CCACAGGCATGTTCTTTGGCTCTGCCCCCAGCCCGATGAGTGGCATGTCTCCTGCCATGACCCCCTGGAATACAGGAGCTACTCCTGCATATGGTGCCTGGTCTCCCAGTGTTG GAAGTGGAATGACACCTGGAGCTGCAGGCTTTTCTCCAAGTGCTGCATCTGATGCCAGCGGCTTCTCACCTGGATATTCTCCTGCCTGGTCCCCTACTCCTGGCTCTCCAGGATCGCCTGGACCAGCTAGCCCATATATTCCATCACCAG GAGCCTTGTCTCCCAACTACTCTCCAACCTCTCCTGCTTATGAGCCTCGTTCTCCTGGTGGTGGATACACCCCACAGAGCCCTGGTTATTCTCCGACTTCTCCATCTTACTCTCCAACTTCACCATCTTATTCTCCCACCAGCCCGAACTACAGCCCAACATCTCCGTCCTACTCTCCTACATCACCTTCCTATTCTCCAACATCGCCGTCTTATTCTCCAACATCTCCAAGCTACTCTCCGACTTCACCTTCTTATTCTCCGACTTCACCATCCTATTCGCCAACTTCACCATCCTATTCACCAACATCTCCTAGTTATAGCCCCACATCCCCCAGCTACAGCCCAACCTCACCAAGTTACAGCCCCACATCTCCATCTTATTCTCCTACCTCTCCATCTTATTCCCCAACCTCCCCATCTTACTCTCCCACCTCCCCAAGCTACTCTCCAACCTCCCCTTCCTATTCCCCAACATCTCCAAGCTACAGTCCCACTTCACCCAACTACACACCCACCTCCCCCAGTTATTCCCCAACCTCTCCATCTTACAGCCCTACCTCACCTTCCTACTCCCCCACCTCTCCCAATTACACACCCACCAGCCCCAACTATTCCCCCACTTCTCCTTCATATTCTCCCACTTCTCCATCCTACTCTCCATCCAGTCCTCGCTACACCCCACAGTCTCCCACCTACACCCCAAGCTCACCTTCCTACAGCCCGAGCTCTCCATCCTATTCCCCTACATCTCCAAAATACACACCCACCTCTCCCTCCTACAGTCCCAGTTCTCCAGAGTATACTCCAACATCCCCCAAATATTCCCCTACTTCTCCAAAGTACTCTCCTACATCGCCCAAATACAGTCCCACCTCTCCAACCTACTCCCCAACTACGCCCAAGTACAGCCCCACTTCCCCAACTTATTCTCCAACCTCTCCTACCTACACCCCAACCAGTCCCAAATACTCCCCTACCTCTCCAACTTACTCTCCAACTTCACCGAAATACTCTCCCACTTCCCCCACTTACTCTCCCACTAGTCCCAAGGGCTCCACTTACAGCCCCACTTCTCCTGGCTACAGCCCCACCTCTCCAACCTACAGCCCTGCCATCAGCCCAGATGACAGTGATGAAGAAAATAACTAA